The Proteiniborus sp. DW1 genome window below encodes:
- a CDS encoding ECF transporter S component, which produces MNKYNVKKLTYGGLMTSLVFATTAIIPQIPVPFTEGYIHTGDSMIFVTSILLGWKYGLFAGGVGSAMADLFLGYTHWAVPTLIIKGIMGAIVGLMAHEVKNDKLKVLRNVLSYVIGVGWFVLAVFLYLTLSNISNNIINSEIASFLVDSLRLAGTENLQALINSVQLALMSAIIIIPIFIVLLSIFLRKRDRELFSMNSLMGMTLSGLWMVAAYYVAGGILKGNMIIPIFSVPANIIQFIGGALIAFPIVLALKKANVTKQLSSRLN; this is translated from the coding sequence ATGAACAAGTATAATGTAAAAAAACTAACCTATGGTGGATTAATGACTTCATTAGTGTTTGCAACTACAGCTATAATTCCACAGATTCCCGTTCCTTTTACTGAAGGTTACATACATACTGGGGATAGTATGATTTTTGTCACTTCAATTTTATTGGGATGGAAATATGGACTATTTGCAGGTGGTGTAGGTTCTGCTATGGCAGATTTGTTTTTAGGATATACACATTGGGCAGTTCCCACATTGATAATTAAGGGAATTATGGGAGCTATTGTTGGACTTATGGCACATGAGGTAAAGAATGATAAACTTAAGGTCCTCAGAAATGTTTTAAGCTATGTCATTGGGGTGGGATGGTTTGTATTAGCAGTATTCCTATATCTAACGTTATCTAACATTTCAAATAATATTATAAACTCAGAAATAGCCAGTTTTCTTGTTGATAGCCTTCGTTTAGCTGGAACTGAGAATCTACAAGCTTTGATAAACAGCGTTCAATTAGCACTTATGTCAGCTATTATAATTATTCCTATATTTATAGTTTTATTATCCATATTTCTTAGGAAAAGAGACAGGGAACTGTTTAGTATGAATAGTTTAATGGGGATGACATTGTCAGGTCTTTGGATGGTAGCCGCCTATTATGTAGCAGGTGGAATATTAAAGGGAAACATGATAATACCTATATTTAGTGTACCTGCAAATATAATTCAATTTATTGGTGGGGCATTGATAGCTTTTCCAATTGTGTTAGCTCTTAAAAAAGCAAATGTAACTAAGCAATTAAGCTCTAGATTGA